A window from Lachnoanaerobaculum umeaense encodes these proteins:
- a CDS encoding citrate synthase codes for MRDSHSDNFLAQEFGKSQNYNEIKNGLFSEFNVKKGLRNEDGTGVRVGLTKVSDVVGYDIIDGVKTNVDGKLYYRGYSLNDLVNGSAKSTRGYEEAMFLLLFGFLPNKMELDSFSKVFRSMYVLPNNFFESVLLRNPGKNLMNVLQNAVLTLYNYDDEPDNVDVYSTLVKGLRISAFLPVIMCYAYQAKRHYFYNDSLIIHYPDEKLSMAENILQMLRVDKKFSKNEAALLDTILVLHADHGGGNNSTFTNVVVSSTGTDIYSTIAASIGSLKGPKHGGANISVVQMMKAIKDEIGITTDEKKIRNVVNRLLDKDFFDCSGLIYGFGHAVYTITDPRAELLREYCETVAKDKDRMDEYHFYEEFEKTVKKVVFERKGTTISSNVDLYSGFAYNMLGIPEDLYTPLFVIARNIGWVAHNVENKLYDGRIMRPATKYVGELRDYTPFKDR; via the coding sequence ATGAGAGATAGTCATAGTGATAACTTTTTGGCACAGGAATTTGGTAAGAGTCAAAATTATAATGAAATAAAGAATGGACTCTTTAGTGAATTTAATGTTAAAAAGGGACTTAGAAATGAAGATGGTACAGGAGTAAGGGTAGGACTTACAAAGGTATCTGATGTAGTAGGCTATGATATAATAGACGGTGTAAAAACCAATGTTGACGGTAAGCTTTACTATAGAGGCTACAGCTTGAACGATTTGGTAAATGGTAGTGCGAAATCTACCAGAGGATACGAGGAGGCTATGTTCTTACTCTTATTTGGATTTTTGCCAAATAAGATGGAGCTTGACAGCTTCTCAAAGGTATTTAGAAGTATGTATGTTTTGCCAAATAATTTCTTTGAAAGCGTACTTCTTAGAAATCCGGGAAAGAATCTGATGAATGTACTTCAAAATGCTGTATTAACTTTATACAATTATGATGATGAACCTGACAATGTGGATGTTTACTCAACTTTGGTAAAGGGGCTTAGAATATCAGCATTTTTGCCGGTAATTATGTGCTATGCATATCAGGCAAAGAGACATTATTTCTATAATGACAGCCTTATAATACATTATCCGGATGAGAAGCTTTCTATGGCGGAAAATATATTACAGATGCTTAGAGTAGACAAAAAGTTTTCAAAAAATGAGGCTGCACTGCTAGATACAATACTTGTCTTGCATGCAGACCATGGTGGCGGTAATAACTCAACATTTACAAATGTAGTAGTTTCATCTACAGGTACGGATATCTATTCTACAATAGCAGCTTCAATAGGTTCACTAAAGGGACCTAAGCATGGAGGTGCAAATATATCAGTTGTACAGATGATGAAGGCAATAAAGGATGAAATCGGCATAACTACTGATGAGAAGAAGATAAGAAATGTTGTAAACAGATTGTTGGATAAAGATTTCTTTGATTGTAGCGGACTCATATATGGATTTGGACATGCGGTTTATACTATAACTGATCCTAGAGCAGAGCTTTTAAGAGAGTATTGTGAGACAGTTGCAAAGGATAAGGATAGAATGGATGAATACCATTTCTATGAAGAGTTTGAAAAGACTGTAAAGAAAGTGGTTTTTGAAAGGAAGGGAACTACTATTTCTTCAAATGTAGATTTGTATTCTGGTTTTGCCTACAATATGCTTGGTATACCTGAGGATCTATATACACCGCTATTTGTTATTGCAAGAAATATAGGCTGGGTTGCACATAATGTGGAGAACAAGCTTTATGACGGTAGAATAATGAGACCTGCAACAAAGTATGTAGGTGAATTAAGAGATTACACACCATTTAAAGACAGGTAA
- a CDS encoding COG2426 family protein: MAEKLAKSLINMMGGLLSLSFGKQLIVFIISMLPILELRGGLIAASLLGLPPIESYLIAILGNIIPVPFILLLMNKMLKAMEKSRFKIFNKIHSFLHKKIMKNKDSIEKYGFWGLVLFVGIPLPGTGAWTGSIIAAFLEMDRKKAFFAILLGMLMASIIMMIISFGLIKSIV; this comes from the coding sequence ATGGCTGAAAAATTAGCAAAATCACTTATTAACATGATGGGGGGACTTCTCTCATTAAGTTTTGGAAAGCAACTGATCGTATTTATAATATCAATGCTTCCTATTTTGGAACTTAGAGGCGGACTTATAGCAGCATCTCTACTTGGTCTTCCACCTATTGAAAGCTATCTCATAGCAATCCTAGGAAATATTATACCGGTTCCATTTATATTGCTTTTGATGAACAAGATGTTAAAAGCTATGGAAAAATCAAGATTCAAAATTTTTAACAAAATTCATTCATTTTTGCATAAGAAAATAATGAAAAACAAAGACTCTATAGAAAAGTACGGCTTTTGGGGTCTTGTCCTGTTTGTAGGCATACCTCTTCCCGGCACCGGTGCATGGACCGGTTCTATCATAGCTGCATTTCTTGAGATGGATAGAAAGAAGGCATTCTTTGCTATATTACTTGGAATGTTAATGGCAAGTATTATAATGATGATTATTTCATTCGGTTTGATAAAAAGTATTGTATAA
- a CDS encoding ISNCY family transposase has product MDEQRKYDVIKGLVDHPDTANKDRAALILGCTKRHINRMIQGYIKDGKAFFIHGNRGKKPATTICPDIRSQVLDLYRTKYYEANFEHFTELLKKHEGISISSSSVMSILESEYILSPKATKAKRRRIKQALRAKKEAATSKRELSQIQANLVAVEDAHSRRPRCAYFGELLQMDATPYEWVPGQIWHLHLAIDDASGVVTGAWFDTQETLNGYYHVFEQILTDYGIPYKFLTDKRTVFTYKKKGALSDDKDTYTQFAYACKQLGTQLESSSVPQVKGRIERLNQTLQSRLPIEFRLAGVTDIHKANEFIYHYIKEFNEKFALPLYGIKSVFETQPSKEKINLTLAVLTERTVDAGHAIQFEKKFYKMIDNKGLQTHYRKGTKVMLIKAFDRSMFACVNDKDIYALEEIPAHEHKSKDLDADYKQPKPRKPYIPPMNHPWRLDAFNKFAHSQPHRIEEDIKSA; this is encoded by the coding sequence ATGGATGAACAAAGAAAGTATGATGTTATCAAAGGTCTGGTAGATCACCCAGATACAGCCAACAAGGATAGAGCCGCTCTTATCCTAGGATGCACCAAAAGGCATATAAACCGTATGATACAGGGTTATATTAAAGATGGTAAGGCATTCTTTATTCATGGTAACAGAGGCAAAAAGCCGGCTACCACTATCTGCCCTGATATCAGAAGTCAGGTTCTTGATCTATACAGAACTAAATACTACGAAGCTAACTTTGAACACTTTACAGAGCTTCTAAAAAAGCATGAAGGCATAAGTATCTCTTCTTCCTCTGTAATGAGTATTTTGGAGTCAGAGTACATTCTATCCCCAAAGGCTACAAAAGCTAAGCGTAGACGCATTAAGCAAGCTCTCAGAGCTAAGAAGGAAGCTGCAACATCAAAAAGGGAATTATCACAGATACAAGCTAACTTAGTAGCAGTTGAAGATGCTCACAGTCGTCGTCCAAGATGTGCTTATTTTGGTGAATTGCTTCAGATGGATGCTACCCCTTATGAATGGGTGCCGGGACAGATATGGCATCTACATTTGGCTATTGATGATGCCTCAGGTGTTGTCACAGGTGCATGGTTTGATACTCAAGAAACTCTTAATGGATACTACCATGTATTTGAGCAGATTCTTACTGATTATGGTATTCCCTATAAGTTTCTTACTGATAAACGAACTGTATTTACTTACAAGAAAAAAGGTGCCTTATCTGACGACAAAGACACCTATACACAGTTTGCATACGCCTGTAAGCAACTTGGCACACAGCTTGAATCAAGCAGCGTACCACAGGTTAAAGGACGTATAGAACGATTGAATCAGACTTTACAGTCACGCCTGCCTATTGAGTTTAGACTCGCAGGCGTAACCGATATCCATAAAGCCAATGAATTCATTTACCACTACATAAAAGAATTCAATGAGAAGTTCGCACTTCCACTTTATGGTATCAAATCTGTCTTTGAAACGCAACCATCTAAAGAAAAAATAAATCTTACTTTGGCGGTTTTAACTGAGAGAACTGTTGATGCCGGACATGCGATTCAATTCGAGAAGAAATTTTATAAGATGATAGATAATAAAGGATTGCAGACCCATTATCGAAAAGGTACCAAGGTTATGCTTATCAAGGCATTTGATAGGTCTATGTTTGCGTGCGTAAATGACAAAGATATTTATGCACTGGAAGAAATACCGGCTCATGAGCATAAATCTAAGGACTTGGACGCTGACTACAAACAGCCAAAGCCTAGAAAGCCTTATATACCTCCAATGAACCATCCTTGGAGATTGGATGCCTTTAATAAATTCGCACACTCACAGCCACACAGAATTGAAGAAGACATAAAAAGTGCATAA
- a CDS encoding DUF2142 domain-containing protein translates to MKKIIYLWCYIIGFIIIAYIQGLYVNLGVLNTKDFFLNKSYFILATFVLGIIIISGIYLSMTGFSIIKIYPIVMIILGCAYMYVFPAMSAYDEIAHFISAYKISNNLLGEQATVKDGHVIIRARDLWLEDVNGDYTFDEIKSVEEGVLIPEEGSYGKIISSKLEETSYKVFYGEGNIRSSNNYISFNGKDYEKAQSLHSPVNTIPTVYLVPAIGITLARTLNLGSTGLVLFGRMANLILFIVFCTLGMYFLPKCKEFIFLISLLPTTLELAASYSYDAIMISSLIFFVAYVFYLAHKKSTFDIKDLIIVSLISGLILPCKIVYFPLLLLLFAIPIYKFKFKGKSNTKIEKENIIFFLISAVVVLLSWVFAMYLVNRTAVVGYSTSNTASLEWAGEESYTISYLLQNKFKAIKIFYNTMILQLEYYHQTMFGLYLGHADIVVGIPYIGFLMLNIAMVFAIFGNGKETMLTKKEKILSAVSIAFVVFLVLLSMLIAWTPISSEFIEGVNGRYFIPILLPILLILKNNHIIIREGTKRNIIFLFIFISGISLLKIFSTVCIRL, encoded by the coding sequence ATGAAAAAAATAATATATTTATGGTGCTATATAATAGGATTTATTATAATTGCATATATTCAGGGACTATATGTAAATCTTGGGGTGTTAAATACCAAGGACTTTTTTTTGAATAAGTCATATTTTATTTTGGCTACATTTGTTCTTGGAATAATCATTATTTCAGGAATATATTTGAGTATGACAGGATTTAGCATAATAAAGATATATCCTATAGTGATGATCATTTTGGGATGTGCATATATGTATGTATTTCCTGCTATGTCAGCCTATGATGAGATAGCACATTTTATTTCAGCCTATAAAATATCAAATAATCTTTTGGGAGAGCAGGCAACTGTTAAAGATGGACATGTGATAATAAGAGCAAGAGATTTATGGCTTGAGGATGTAAATGGTGATTATACTTTTGATGAAATTAAAAGTGTGGAAGAGGGAGTTTTAATACCGGAGGAAGGAAGTTATGGTAAAATTATTTCAAGTAAACTTGAAGAAACATCTTATAAAGTTTTTTACGGAGAGGGGAATATTCGCAGCAGTAATAATTATATTAGTTTTAATGGAAAAGATTACGAAAAAGCCCAGTCGTTACATTCACCTGTAAATACAATACCGACTGTATATCTCGTGCCTGCAATAGGTATAACATTGGCAAGGACATTGAATCTTGGCAGTACAGGATTGGTACTTTTTGGTAGAATGGCAAATCTGATTTTATTTATTGTGTTTTGTACATTGGGAATGTATTTTTTACCAAAATGTAAAGAGTTTATATTTCTTATCAGCCTTCTACCTACGACATTGGAATTGGCGGCATCATATTCATATGATGCAATTATGATTTCAAGCCTGATTTTTTTTGTAGCATATGTATTTTACCTCGCACATAAAAAAAGTACATTTGATATAAAGGATTTAATTATAGTATCTCTTATTTCAGGATTGATTTTGCCATGCAAGATAGTGTATTTTCCATTGCTATTATTACTTTTTGCAATACCAATATATAAGTTTAAATTTAAGGGGAAAAGCAATACAAAAATAGAAAAAGAGAATATAATATTTTTCCTTATTAGTGCAGTAGTGGTACTCTTGTCATGGGTATTTGCAATGTATCTTGTAAATCGTACTGCAGTAGTAGGATATTCTACAAGTAATACCGCAAGTCTTGAGTGGGCAGGAGAGGAAAGTTATACAATAAGTTATTTATTACAAAATAAATTTAAGGCCATAAAAATATTTTATAATACAATGATTTTGCAGCTTGAGTATTATCATCAGACGATGTTTGGACTTTACTTAGGACATGCAGATATAGTAGTAGGAATACCTTATATCGGATTTTTGATGCTAAATATTGCAATGGTTTTTGCTATTTTCGGAAATGGTAAAGAAACAATGCTTACTAAAAAAGAAAAGATACTATCAGCTGTAAGTATTGCATTTGTAGTATTTCTTGTGCTTTTATCAATGCTGATAGCATGGACACCTATAAGTTCAGAATTTATTGAGGGAGTAAATGGAAGATATTTTATACCGATATTGTTGCCAATACTTTTGATATTGAAAAATAATCATATAATAATAAGGGAAGGTACAAAGAGAAATATAATATTTTTGTTCATATTTATAAGTGGAATATCATTATTAAAAATATTTAGTACTGTATGTATAAGACTCTAA
- a CDS encoding potassium/proton antiporter, with product MNYALLIVSSIILLCIALNFISSKIGVPMLLAFILLGMVFGSDGIFKIRFDDFRLAETLCSFALIFIMFYGGFGTNIKEARPVLLKAGLLSSVGVVLTSMFVAVFAYFVMKFSWINSVLIGAVISSTDAASVFSILRDRHLNLKYNTASILEVESGSNDPFAYMLTMIAVSMITGSVTALSIIKMLFLQLFLGVTLGIIIAIFFRYIINHFIIHTPGFTMVLVIAVALLSYSLPNVLGGNGYLSVYITGIILGNSDIRGKKELVPFFDGITGIMQILIFFLLGLLSNPSSLLFVVGTGFVLACFITFIVRPLAIILIMKPFKATWNQIFLVSWAGFRGASSIVFAITALLNTNANYDIFNNVFFIVLFSILLQGSLLPFIAKKIDMIDASYDVMKTFSDYSGDEIPIEFIQLIVSENQDWCGKSISDLNLPPNTLIVLVKREGEDIVPNGQTVLECGDTIVLAAKSIDFEEYYHMTELVLTKKMLSKGSTLSKLSGELDALVMLIIRGDEFIIPNGETELLEGDTLVLNNGPI from the coding sequence GTAAAATAGGAGTACCAATGCTTCTGGCTTTTATTCTTCTTGGTATGGTATTTGGCTCAGATGGAATATTTAAAATTAGATTTGATGATTTTAGATTGGCAGAAACATTATGTTCGTTTGCACTTATTTTTATAATGTTTTATGGTGGATTCGGAACGAATATAAAGGAAGCCAGACCGGTACTGTTAAAGGCAGGTCTACTATCAAGTGTGGGAGTTGTACTTACTTCTATGTTTGTGGCTGTATTTGCATATTTTGTAATGAAATTTTCTTGGATCAACAGTGTACTTATCGGTGCAGTTATCTCATCTACAGATGCTGCAAGTGTATTCTCAATACTTAGAGATAGACATTTGAATTTAAAATATAATACTGCTTCCATCCTTGAAGTGGAGAGTGGAAGTAATGATCCATTTGCATATATGCTAACTATGATAGCTGTAAGTATGATTACCGGAAGTGTAACAGCATTAAGTATTATAAAAATGCTTTTTTTACAGCTTTTTTTGGGAGTAACACTGGGTATAATAATTGCAATATTTTTTAGATATATAATAAATCATTTTATTATACATACTCCGGGATTTACTATGGTACTGGTGATAGCAGTTGCATTGCTATCGTATTCTCTACCCAATGTACTTGGAGGTAATGGATATTTGAGTGTATATATAACCGGTATTATACTTGGAAATTCCGATATCAGAGGAAAAAAGGAACTGGTACCTTTTTTTGATGGAATAACAGGAATAATGCAGATTTTGATTTTCTTTTTGCTTGGACTTTTATCAAATCCGTCAAGTCTTTTATTTGTAGTAGGAACCGGTTTTGTCTTAGCATGTTTTATTACTTTTATTGTAAGACCTTTGGCTATAATATTGATTATGAAGCCGTTTAAGGCGACTTGGAATCAGATATTTCTGGTTTCCTGGGCAGGATTTAGAGGAGCTTCATCAATAGTTTTTGCTATAACTGCATTATTAAATACAAATGCGAATTATGATATATTCAATAATGTATTTTTCATAGTTTTGTTCTCAATACTATTACAGGGGAGTTTGCTTCCTTTTATAGCTAAAAAAATAGATATGATTGACGCAAGCTATGATGTTATGAAGACCTTCTCAGATTATAGTGGAGATGAGATACCGATAGAGTTTATACAATTAATTGTAAGTGAAAATCAGGATTGGTGTGGCAAGAGTATTAGTGATTTGAATCTACCACCAAATACATTGATCGTATTGGTAAAAAGAGAAGGTGAAGATATAGTTCCAAATGGACAAACTGTTTTGGAATGTGGTGATACTATAGTACTTGCTGCAAAATCTATAGACTTTGAAGAGTATTATCATATGACTGAGTTGGTCCTAACTAAGAAGATGCTCTCAAAGGGTTCGACTCTATCAAAGCTTTCAGGGGAGCTGGATGCATTGGTAATGCTTATAATAAGAGGTGATGAATTTATTATACCAAATGGTGAAACAGAATTGCTTGAGGGAGATACTTTAGTTTTAAACAACGGACCGATATAA
- a CDS encoding ABC transporter ATP-binding protein, which translates to MLEIINVSKTFNTGTINEKKALNKLSLNLNSGDFVTIIGGNGAGKSTMLNMIAGVYPIDGGRILIDGIDISGMPEHKRAKYIGRVFQDPMMGTSAGMQIDENLALAFRRGDKRGLSWGIKRSEKELYKEILAKLGLGLQTRMTSKVGLLSGGQRQALTLLMATLKKPKLLLLDEHTAALDPQTAKTVLDLTKQIVDEQKLTAMMVTHNMKDALNIGNRLIMMHSGRVIYDVSGEEKKKLNVEDLLRKFEEASGGEFANDRMMLAN; encoded by the coding sequence ATGTTAGAGATTATAAATGTCAGTAAAACCTTCAATACAGGTACAATAAATGAAAAAAAAGCTTTGAACAAGCTGTCACTTAACTTAAATTCGGGAGATTTTGTAACAATAATCGGAGGAAATGGTGCAGGTAAGTCTACAATGCTAAATATGATTGCCGGTGTATATCCTATTGACGGAGGAAGAATTCTAATAGACGGCATAGATATATCCGGAATGCCTGAGCATAAGAGGGCAAAGTATATCGGAAGGGTTTTCCAAGATCCTATGATGGGAACCAGTGCAGGAATGCAAATAGATGAGAATTTGGCACTTGCTTTTAGAAGAGGAGATAAAAGAGGATTGTCCTGGGGAATAAAAAGATCTGAGAAAGAGCTTTATAAAGAAATACTTGCAAAGCTCGGACTTGGACTTCAGACCAGAATGACTTCCAAGGTAGGACTTTTATCAGGAGGACAAAGACAGGCACTTACTCTTTTGATGGCAACACTTAAAAAGCCGAAGCTCTTACTCTTAGATGAGCATACAGCAGCACTTGATCCACAAACTGCAAAAACAGTTTTGGATCTTACAAAACAAATAGTTGATGAGCAAAAGCTTACTGCAATGATGGTTACTCATAATATGAAGGATGCACTAAATATAGGTAACAGACTTATAATGATGCATTCAGGTAGAGTGATATATGATGTAAGCGGAGAAGAAAAGAAAAAACTTAATGTGGAAGATCTTTTAAGAAAATTTGAAGAGGCAAGTGGTGGAGAATTTGCCAATGACAGAATGATGCTGGCTAACTAG
- a CDS encoding patatin-like phospholipase family protein, translating to METLKGALCLEGGSLRGLFTAGVLDAFLDNDLYIEYVNGVSAGSMNGMNYISRQSGRSKRINIKYLHDKRYISYKTMFKSRQIFNFDFLFEEISNNLDPFDWDTFKEVNQKYEVVATDVKSGESKYFDRDTCSDIISAVKASASIPIMSKMIDVEGRKYLDGGISTSIAYKRAFELGYDRAIVVLTREDGYRKKTVSKINERLYKRYFEPLPNLIEKLMTVPQRYNMMQEEMDELEKEGKLLIIRPQKKVTVQRLEKSIAKLESLYNEGYEEGVKNIEKIKDFITLKF from the coding sequence ATGGAAACATTAAAAGGGGCATTATGTTTGGAAGGCGGTTCTCTTAGAGGACTTTTTACTGCCGGAGTTTTAGATGCATTTTTGGATAATGATTTGTATATAGAGTATGTAAACGGAGTCTCCGCAGGATCTATGAATGGAATGAACTATATTTCAAGACAGTCAGGCAGGTCAAAAAGGATAAATATTAAATACTTGCATGACAAAAGATATATCAGCTATAAAACTATGTTTAAGTCCAGACAGATATTCAATTTTGATTTTTTATTTGAAGAAATATCCAATAATCTTGATCCCTTTGACTGGGATACTTTCAAAGAAGTAAATCAAAAATATGAGGTTGTCGCAACTGATGTAAAGAGTGGAGAGAGCAAATATTTTGATAGGGATACTTGTAGTGATATTATATCAGCTGTAAAAGCTTCAGCATCTATACCGATAATGTCAAAAATGATAGATGTTGAAGGAAGAAAGTATTTGGATGGCGGTATTTCAACATCTATTGCATATAAAAGAGCGTTTGAACTTGGCTATGATAGGGCGATAGTAGTACTGACAAGAGAGGACGGCTATAGAAAAAAAACTGTAAGTAAGATAAATGAAAGACTCTACAAAAGGTACTTTGAGCCATTGCCAAATCTTATAGAAAAGCTGATGACTGTGCCTCAAAGATATAATATGATGCAAGAAGAGATGGATGAATTAGAAAAAGAGGGAAAGCTCTTAATAATCAGACCGCAAAAGAAGGTTACTGTACAAAGACTTGAAAAAAGCATTGCAAAGTTGGAAAGTCTATATAATGAGGGTTATGAAGAGGGAGTGAAAAATATTGAAAAGATAAAAGACTTTATTACTTTAAAGTTTTAA
- a CDS encoding ABC transporter permease — MFTALLGAISQGILWGVMVLGVYITYKLLDIADLTADGSFAFGGCVCAVMIVNFGMNPLLALVFATFAGMLAGFVTGALHTIFEIPAILAGILTQISLWSINLRVMGKSNIPLLKTGTIFSWLTSATGISNAIAGVILGGIIIVLIILILYWFFGTELGSALRATGNNEAMIRALGVNTGHAKLLALVISNGLIGLSGGLIVQSQKYADINAGTGAIVIGLAAIVIGEVILGRVISFWMKLLAAVVGSVVYFVIRGIVLQLGMDANDMKMLSAIIVALALAVPVMSAKIRARRAYSPKGE; from the coding sequence ATGTTTACAGCACTATTAGGTGCCATCTCTCAAGGTATACTTTGGGGAGTAATGGTTCTTGGGGTATATATTACCTATAAATTACTGGATATAGCAGATTTGACAGCAGACGGAAGCTTTGCTTTTGGTGGTTGTGTATGTGCAGTAATGATTGTAAATTTTGGTATGAATCCTTTACTTGCACTTGTTTTTGCAACTTTTGCAGGAATGCTTGCCGGTTTTGTTACAGGAGCATTACATACTATATTTGAAATACCTGCAATACTTGCAGGTATATTGACACAGATTTCTCTTTGGTCTATCAATCTTAGAGTAATGGGAAAGAGTAATATACCGCTTTTAAAGACAGGTACTATTTTTTCATGGCTTACATCTGCCACAGGTATCAGTAATGCAATAGCCGGAGTTATTCTGGGTGGAATCATTATAGTATTAATCATTCTTATTTTATATTGGTTCTTTGGTACAGAGCTTGGATCAGCACTTAGAGCTACAGGAAATAATGAAGCTATGATAAGAGCATTAGGCGTAAATACCGGACATGCTAAGCTTTTGGCTTTGGTAATAAGCAATGGTCTTATCGGACTTTCAGGAGGTCTTATAGTACAGAGCCAAAAGTATGCAGATATCAATGCCGGAACCGGTGCTATAGTAATAGGGCTTGCTGCAATAGTTATAGGTGAGGTGATACTTGGCAGAGTAATATCATTTTGGATGAAGTTACTTGCCGCAGTAGTAGGATCGGTAGTATATTTTGTTATAAGAGGTATTGTATTGCAGCTTGGTATGGATGCAAATGATATGAAGATGCTTTCAGCTATAATAGTGGCTCTGGCATTGGCAGTACCTGTAATGAGTGCAAAAATAAGGGCAAGAAGAGCCTATTCACCGAAGGGAGAATAA
- a CDS encoding cytidylate kinase-like family protein — MDKKLIITINREYGSGGRIIGQKLSERLDIPYYDDEIIKMASEHSAVGEQYFRMNDERPGNNILQRIIGGLKNATNKPSIGDDIVSPDNLFRFESEVIRELAATESCILIGRCSDFVLSSAGEEDFISLFVYADLSKKVDRVMEVDGVDAKEALRRVQRNNRIRKEYYKYYTGEEWDDMTHYDLPLNTSKLSLEQGVDLIMEYLRIRGNL; from the coding sequence ATGGATAAGAAACTTATTATCACCATAAACAGGGAATATGGAAGCGGTGGAAGAATAATAGGACAGAAATTGTCTGAGAGACTTGATATACCATATTATGATGATGAAATAATAAAAATGGCATCTGAACATTCAGCTGTAGGAGAGCAATATTTCAGAATGAATGATGAGAGACCCGGGAATAATATATTACAAAGAATAATTGGTGGATTGAAAAATGCAACCAATAAGCCATCTATAGGAGATGATATAGTTTCACCGGACAATCTTTTTAGATTTGAAAGCGAAGTTATCAGAGAATTAGCAGCAACTGAATCCTGTATATTGATTGGAAGATGCTCTGATTTTGTATTAAGTTCAGCAGGAGAAGAGGATTTTATATCACTTTTTGTGTATGCTGACCTTTCAAAGAAAGTTGACAGAGTTATGGAAGTGGACGGTGTGGATGCAAAAGAGGCACTTAGACGAGTACAGAGAAATAACAGAATTAGGAAAGAGTATTATAAATATTATACCGGTGAGGAGTGGGATGATATGACACATTATGATTTGCCACTCAATACATCAAAGCTTTCACTTGAACAGGGTGTAGATTTGATAATGGAATATTTAAGAATTAGAGGTAATTTATAA
- a CDS encoding ABC transporter substrate-binding protein → MKRRILGIVMAMLLGTSLMACGSKADNANSSESKTEASSEASANAKKVGILQYVQHPALDKANEGFVAALNGAGVDVAIEQQNAGGEQSAAQTIANKLVNDKKDLILAIATPAAQAVAGVTSDIPVVITAVTDPAASGLVESNDAPGGNVTGSSDLTPVADQIELLTKLLPKAKNIGILYCTAEANSKLQADMAMEALKEKGLNGVEYTVSSSNEIQTVVESMVGKVDAIYVPTDNVIAAGMTTVAMIATTEHKIPIIGAEAAHVENGALATYGIDYFEVGKLAGEQAVEILNGKSPADIPIAYLPKDRCKLTINEEVASELGIDTSNISMD, encoded by the coding sequence ATGAAAAGAAGAATTTTGGGAATAGTAATGGCTATGTTGCTTGGTACAAGCCTTATGGCATGTGGTTCAAAGGCCGATAATGCGAATAGTAGTGAAAGTAAAACAGAGGCTTCATCAGAGGCAAGTGCAAATGCAAAGAAGGTAGGTATACTACAGTATGTACAGCATCCGGCACTTGACAAGGCAAACGAGGGATTTGTAGCAGCACTCAATGGGGCAGGCGTTGATGTAGCTATAGAGCAGCAGAATGCAGGTGGGGAGCAATCAGCAGCACAAACAATAGCAAATAAGCTTGTAAATGACAAGAAAGATTTGATTTTGGCAATAGCTACACCGGCTGCACAGGCTGTGGCAGGTGTTACATCAGATATTCCTGTAGTTATAACCGCAGTTACAGATCCGGCAGCTTCCGGTCTTGTTGAGAGCAATGATGCACCGGGTGGAAATGTTACAGGAAGTTCAGATCTTACTCCGGTAGCAGACCAGATTGAACTTTTGACAAAGCTTTTACCCAAAGCAAAGAATATAGGTATTCTATATTGTACAGCTGAGGCTAATTCAAAACTTCAGGCTGATATGGCTATGGAAGCACTTAAGGAAAAGGGCTTAAATGGTGTAGAGTACACAGTGTCAAGTTCAAATGAGATACAAACAGTGGTAGAGTCAATGGTTGGAAAAGTAGATGCTATATATGTACCTACCGACAATGTTATTGCAGCCGGTATGACAACTGTTGCAATGATTGCAACTACTGAACATAAGATTCCTATAATAGGAGCTGAGGCAGCCCATGTAGAGAATGGTGCTTTAGCAACTTATGGTATTGACTACTTTGAGGTTGGAAAACTTGCAGGAGAGCAGGCGGTTGAGATATTAAATGGTAAGTCTCCGGCAGATATTCCGATAGCTTATTTACCAAAGGACAGATGCAAGCTTACAATAAACGAAGAGGTAGCAAGCGAACTTGGAATAGATACATCAAATATTTCAATGGATTAG